CGCGGCTTGTCTTTTTTGTCCAAGAAAATGCAGCCGCGATCATCGATGCTGCAAAAGGAGACTTCCCGTATATCTTTGACGCCGAATTTGCGTATCTCCCGTTTCAGCCACAGCTCGTTTTGGCCGATTTTTTGAAGAGCTTGCTTACGCACTTTTCCATCCAAAATGAGCGGAATCGGCAAACCGGAATAGGTTACCTGGCTGGCGGGTGCTGGCCCTCGCAGGTTCAGATCACCGCGGGTCACCGGAAGCCTCGATTCCTTGGGAAACACGCTCATCTCTCCCGTCGGTTCAATTACCGCGAATTCGACGTCGGCGATGTTCTTGACGTTTTTTTGGCGCAAATGGACCATCAAGTCGTCAAAATTGAGCCGGTTGCGGCGCATGGCGTCCTCGCGAATCTCCCCGTTTTCAATGATCAGATCCGCCGAGCCCTCCATCACATCGCGGGCCTTTTTGCTTTTCATAAAGAACCAGGACATGGTGATTTCCAAGAGACAGATCAGCAGCATCGGCACGTAAAACAGGCTCGCTTTTTTATCAATCTGTTCAATGGACATAACGGCCATTTCTGCCAGCATGATGGAGATGACGACGTCGAAGATGGAGAGCTTGCCGAGCTCTCTTTTTCCCATCAGGCGGAGCAGAAGCAGGATGAAAAAGAACGAGAAGATGGTCCGCATTACGGCCGTAGTCAAGTCTTCCATACAGACGCCCCCCCTCACGCAGAGTTTCATATCTAGTCTCCGCGTAAGAAGGGGCAACTATTATCGCCAATTTTGGCTAAACGTCTACAGCCATTTTCGCTTTCGGAAGATGTGCAGCATCACGAACGTCATCGTGATCATCACCGTTAAGGCGACGATCAGCATGTACGGCTCCGCCTCTTCCCCCAGCCAGCTGAAGGTGTTCATTCCAAAAAGGCCGGTGATAAAGGTCAGAGGCAGGATAATCGTGGAGATAATCGTCAGGACACGCATGGTCTCCGTCGTTTTCGCACTGATGATGGTGTAATACGTGTCCAGGGCTCCGTTCACCAGGTCGCGAAACGTCTCGGTTG
This sequence is a window from Brevibacillus composti. Protein-coding genes within it:
- a CDS encoding DUF421 domain-containing protein, which encodes MEDLTTAVMRTIFSFFFILLLLRLMGKRELGKLSIFDVVISIMLAEMAVMSIEQIDKKASLFYVPMLLICLLEITMSWFFMKSKKARDVMEGSADLIIENGEIREDAMRRNRLNFDDLMVHLRQKNVKNIADVEFAVIEPTGEMSVFPKESRLPVTRGDLNLRGPAPASQVTYSGLPIPLILDGKVRKQALQKIGQNELWLKREIRKFGVKDIREVSFCSIDDRGCIFLDKKDKPRH